The Anopheles maculipalpis chromosome 3RL, idAnoMacuDA_375_x, whole genome shotgun sequence genomic sequence ATTTCCACCGGATTGTGAAACGAGTGAACCAACAGCGACACCGACGGACAACGAGTGCCCCGTGCCTTTAAAGACAACGAGTGCCCCGTGCCTAGGCGCCGTGAAGTAAGCAGTAGTCCCGACCGCATCAAAAAAGGGAGCAGAACCACACAACACGGCCCACTGCGATGGGTggccagaaatttcagtacgACGAGAGTGGTGGAACCTTCTTCTACTTTATACTCTCGTTTCTGGCACTGATCCTGGTGCCGACCACGTTCTACTTTTGgccaaggaagaaaaaggaaggtAAGAAACGGGGTGTCCGCGTGTACCGTCTgaaaacgattttccacggatcCACAATCTGTTGATTGCGTACGGCGCgccgttgtgtgtgcgtgcgtgcgtgttggCAGAGCGCGGCGGCGGGTCTACACGTCGTCGGGTTTTTGGTGAGCTGTCAAAAAACCGGGCCAACGCGAAGTACAGTTACTtgacttgttttcttttccttgtcCTTTACGCTTGAGCACGCCTCTACCCCCGCGCCTGACTGTACCCTGGGCGATTCGCTTTCTCCCTGCGGTGTGTCTTACTCCCTATTCGTGCTAGACATGTCTGGCTAGGGTGAGGGGAAAGATGGACAAGAATGTTGCGATGGCATAGCCGCCACTTTCTCTAATGGCAAATTTACAAGCTAAAGTAAAGGGAAACGATCTTCTCACCAggtgatgacgatgacgagaaCCTTGAGCAAAACATTTGTGTAAACACACCCAAATAAGAAATCCTTTCGAAACTAACGCTGAATTTCGTGAAGACATTTTTTATCGTGGTATACTTCTCAGATcggaacaaaacagaacagcaCTGCTAACTATACACGAACAAGGTTTAATTTACCGTAACGATATCAAAGCCTACTTCTGCATGCTTACGTGGGTTCTCCGATTCCTATCCAGAGTTTGTACTTCACCAAGACAGCAAACACAATTCTTGCACTATTTAATAATGTCACGCTGGTGAACTTGAAGTAAAATACCGTGCTCAGTTCCGCTAGCTCTTTCCCTGGTTCTTATCATTTATTTACCCTGCAACAGCAAATAACAACGTTTGACGCTCATTTTTCCATCCGCAGATCCAACGACAAAGGAGGAAAACTGCTACTGCGAAGGATGCGTGCGAAAACGAATCACCATGGAACATTCCGACCCGTACAAGGGCACCAAGGAGCTGCTGGTGAAGCTAGCGATCGTGGCCGGTTGGGTGTTGCTCGCCTTCCTCACCTACAAGGTGTCCCAGTTCGATTACGAAATGTCCAACTTTGATCCGTACGAGATACTGGGCGTACCGCTCGGTTCCTCCCAGAAGGACATTAAGAAAGCGTATCGCACACTGTCCGTTATACTGCATCCGGATAAGGAAACGGGTGATGAAAAAGCATTCATGAAGCTGACAAAAGCGTATCAAGCGTTAACGGACGATGAGGCACGAAAGAACTGGGAAAAGTACGGCAATCCCGATGGTCCCGGTGCGACCTCGTTCGGCATTGCGCTGCCTTCCTGGATCGTTGAGAAGGAAAACTCGGTATGGGTGCTTGGGCTGTATGCGCTGGTGTTTATGGTTGCGTTGCCGATTGTGGTCGGTACGTGGTGGTATCGTTCGATTCGTTACAGCGGCGATAAGGTGCTGCTGGACACGACCAACATGTATTGGtactttttccacaaaacgCCCCACATGGCGGTTAAGCGTGTGATTATGATACTGGCGGCTAGTTTTGAGTTTGAAAAGCGACACAACAATCAGGTTGTTGAGCGACCGTCGGATAATACGGAGGTACCGGCGCTGATCCGTGAGTTGCCATATTTGAACGAGAAGTGTAAGGAATTACCGTTTGCGAGAAGTTACTCGCTGAAGGCACGTGCGATTCTGCATGCGCATCTTTCCCGGATCGCTTTAAACCCGGCAACGCTTGAGCTGGATCGTCAGCTGATCGTACGCAAGTGTCCGTATCTGATCCAGGAGATGGTGAGCTGCGTGAGTCACCTGATTATGCTGGCTTATGCGAGAAAGAGTaagtagaaaaaagaaagcctgCAATTTCATGTTGGACTGACATTTGCCTTTTTGCCTATTCCAGTTCAGCGATTACCGGCAATTGAAACAATCGAAAATTGCATGAAACTTTCGCCGATGGTTATTCAGGGTTTGCGCGAATCAGAACACCCCCTAATGCAGCTACCCCACATGACGAAGGAACTGCGGGCCCATCTGGCCCGTAAATTCAACACGCGCAATCTACAACAGTTGGCTCAACTGAAGCCCGAACAGAGACGTTCCGCCCTTCGCAGCCTGAACGACGAGCAGTACACTAACGTGGTGAAGGTGCTTGGCCATCTTCCTCTAATTGATTTCAGCATCAAGTGTGAGGTGGTGGACGATGAAAATTCGAACGTTGTAACGGCCGGTGCAATCGTAACGGTCACGGTGGAACTGGTACGACGCAGCATGTCGGAATTGTTTGGTGACACAACGGCCAAGGAAAAGCAAGGAATTACGTACGTACCCACATCAAGACCGCTCCTCCATTTTACCATTTAAATTGCAACTTAAttatttccccttttttgaaCGTTTGAATTGCAGTGAAAGCACCGAAAACGGTGACACAGGTGATGGCGATGCGGACGGTGAGCTGGAAGCGACCGACGATCAGAAGCAGGAGGTGAAGGTGAAAAAGCCTCCCGGCTGGCAACCAAAATCCTCCAAGGGACACAAGGGCAAGGCTAAGGCGGCCGGTGCGAAACCACACAACCGGAAGCTGGCAGCAGCGGCCGCAGCGGCTGCAGCAgcaagtgctgctgctgctgcggcggcggcggcagctGCAGCGGCCCCTCAGTCAACGACCCAATCGGCAACAGCCGCGGGTGAGAAGACAAAGGTAGGTTACAGGACACACACCATTTTCAAACGAATAGATGAATTTTGATCATGATCTTCCCTTTTTCAGTCTGGTAAGAGTAGCGAGAGGAAAGCTACAGGTGGAGGTGAAGAGGATGATTCCGCAGACGGAGACAGCGGTGCCGAAAGCGACAATGATGCAAGCGAAGCAGcagcggatgatgatgatgagtggGAAAAGTACGCATTTTCGCTtctcattcatacatttttggttttactATAATGAATTCTatccattttctttcccttagATTCcagcaaaaaattaacaaacgtGAAAAGCTGGAAGGACGATCGAAAGTGTCCCATCCCGTTCACTGTCCACTGTTTCCTGAGGTAAGGGAGAGCGTTAGGTTTACCCCTTAagaatccatttttttattccatgcCGTCCCTCTCACATTCCCTAGGAAAAGCATGAATACTGGTGGACGTACATCTGTGACCGAAAGTCGCACACGCTCCTAACCGTACCGTACCACGTGACCAACCTGATCCATCGCGAAGAAGTCCAGCTAAAGTTCACCGCACCAAAGTGGGCCGGCATGTACGTGTTTACCGTGTGTTTACGGTCTGATTCGTACATCGGCATGGACCAGCAGCTCGATCTGAAGCTGGACGTCAAGGATCCAGCCGCTATCCCGACCGAACATCCACAGTGGGACATTAGCGAATCGGAATCGGATCACAACGAGATGCAGGCGAACGATAGCGAATTCACCACCGACTCATCGGACGGCGAGGACGAGGAAGCGCGAAAACGAACGGACTGAGCACTTGTTGCGGGGAGGTGGATAGGTtttccgtctttttttttttgctattttcttcGTCTGCTTAAAGGTGGCAGGGACACTGGAGACGAACACAGGGACACCACATCATACACAGAGAGACACTTTCTCGTTCTCATTTAAAGAGACGGGGATGCGCCGACATTCATCATTTTTTCTTTGACCGTTGTCACACGTTAGTTAAGGTGCCTCTCTTGAtcccttttccattttctaaccgttttatttaaaatattgtccTGTAcaactgataaaaaaaaactttcaacacAGGAGGTGAACGTTTACTGTTGCTACTGAGGTGGAAGGTGGACTGATTTGAAGTAGAAGATCGGAGCGAAAACTCCGGCCCTTTACGCGGGAGTGGGAAGGATTTAAAACGAGGAATTGTGGGGCGGGTGAGTGAGATAAGAGAAAATGAATACAATATTGAGAGTAAGAAAGCGAAATGGAAAAGATTGTTCATATTTGTGTTCCTGTGGAATAATGTGGTACGGTGAAATTATGGCACCCTTTGGGCAGtataaaaaagagagaaaatgaaagaagtaaatataaaaaactGCTAAAATTTAATGctttagggttttttttcttaacatatgagaaaaacaatacaatgataaataataaataaatgaatataataataaataatatatcAAATAAAGAATtaagtataataaaaaattataaacaaaacataaaatatcgCCCAGTAGGTGGAATCGAACCACTTCGACGCTAATCGACTACAGATTTGAAGTCTGCACTCCGGACCACCGAAGTTCGACTGGGCATTCGCCCGGCTACTCACATGTGTATATAAACGGGAGTGCACATGTTTTGCTTCTAGCGATGCATAACACGTGCCCGACTGTTATAGGGTTCTGTTGAGGTTTGAAAACCTAGTGCAATCGATCATCGCTATCTTTCGCTTGCCGGCTCCTATTTAGTGTATGAAAAATTTACACTTACCTTATCAGAAAACTAGCGAATTTCATAATTTCCATAGCGTGACCACCAAACACTCAATGCCTTGCAAATTTAATTCACTGCACAAAAAAGCATATCCTCTATAGGAAGCCCTTAACTAGCGCCATGTTGGAGGCTACACATGGACACCATCTTTTTCCCCTTTATTAAAAGACTTTTCAAAACTTTTCTGCCCAAGAAAAGGACTTATGATCACATCACACATGCTTCATCTTAAACCAAAATAGGAATTTTTTCCACTTAAAAAACCATACACAGAATAGCAGAGACGTGaattccacccaaaaaaaaccgacgCCAACTTTCAGCCATTTTGCTTCACACAAAttcgcacacacaacactgtcATCTCACTGAACAAACGCTCCAACAAAACCGCACCCGtacataaattttacttttattgatTGACCGTAATTTTCCTTAACAAATGATCACCTTGCAATTATGCATGAAAAGATGCTGAGTTGaggcacacaacacaacgcgTCGATACACTTTGATCCTTCCTTCACAAGAGCCACCAATAAAATGTTCTTCCGCTCCGTGCGATCGCACTTCCAACACTGGACGGGATTCTAAGTTAAATGCGATCTCGCAGGCACTCCTTCTTCTACGTCTTCATGCTGTGCTGTTTCCCTcccgcgctctctctctctctctctctctctctctctctttccttctctcGCTCGTACGTTGAGCTCCATCAATTGTCGTTACTATAGAAACGGTAAATCGCATCCCTAAGGCTAACTAACCATTGATTTGAGGCTCTTCACTAGACGAACTAATATAACGACCGTATATGAGAGTGAGGCAGGGTTCCTCATTCATCCATGATGTGTTTTCGAAGACGTTGCAGTAGCACTCGATGTGAGGGTATGTCCCGTTGAGTAAAGATGtcgatgaatgatgatgagatGATGTGACTATTGGGTGTTGTTTAGCTAAACTGATGAGATTTTTAGGTTGTTTAAAGGATTGTCGGTTGGATTCATTCTTCCTGCTCCTGTTCGGCCATCATGGGATCGTCAGCGTCAACCAGTTTGCTGGAGATTTCGTCCTGTATAACCACCACCCCGAAATGATAAGAAGATCCGGATAAGTATCAAATCGATTAGAGTCTTGGGTCCAACAAACACCGTACTCAGTAGGGTAGCGATTAGGGACACATCACTCAAAAGAGAATGCTGGCGCTTTAGGTATTAGTCCGGGCGTGTTTGTAGGGACATGCGAAAGCACTAAGCTAAGAAATGAACTCTTTCTTCTGAATGAAACGCGTCTCTATTTCTCTATCTCTAAAAGCTAGTAAAAACGCCACTAACAGACATTAGGAACTACTCCGGACCTCTTTGGCAACTTCCACCAGTCCTTCATCGTCtgcctcctcctcctcctcttccgcCTCATCCATCCCGATCTGCTCTACAGCGTCCTCACTCTTGCCCGCCAGTGCTGCGGAAGCACGTCGGAGTTCCTCATCCTCCGCATCCGCTTCCATTGCCGCCGGTTCCTTCAAAAGCACAACACCCACGCACCATTTTTATGTGATTCGAAATGAACTCTTCTTGCACAGAGCAATGTCTTATACGTACACAAACGAAAATGCAAACGCTTACACCATCGCGTGATAGTGTAATGATAAAGTTAAAGGAAAACGGAAgctaaaattaaacacaagCCGAGTGCGTAAGCGGACCAAACGCAAGGAGAATTGTGTGAACTTGTGAAGAACGCAAAGGCTTAGGAAACCCCAATAGGAAAGAAGACTTGGAGCTGTTGTACTAATTCACTCAGGTCACTAGAATAACCCGGTAGAAGCAAAGAATGACTCATGCGAAAAGAGGTTAGATAAGCCAATCTGGCCATTGAAGAGTGTGTACGAAAAGATTATCTAAAAGAAACTTGATCTGTTTGTTGATAAATAGTTGAGCAAGGTGCCAGAAATTCGATGGCCATAACTAAACATTGCGGTAGAAAAGATGCAGAGAGTTGCACAGTGAGCACAGTAAACAACATCGCGGGAACATTGAAGAGAAGTTGGCGAGCATCATCACATCAATATCCATCCGTCAAACCTTAACTTCGCCGGTAGTAGATCGAGACTCCGAGGATAATTCTTCCTTTCGAGGGCTTTCCATAGTGGGGTTTTCTATTTGGCTATCAACTTCCGAGCTCTCTTCACTATCTGAAGACGATTCTTCTTCATCCGCTTGAATGTTCTGCTCGACTTCCATCTCATCGAATCGATTCACGGGCTCCTGATTACTTGAAGGTATAGTTTGATTAACCTCACTTTTCAGGACGATGTTTGTCGCCGGTTCTTCAATGTCTTCTGTTGTGGCCATTTCTCCATCATTCGTAGCGGCCTCCTCCTTAAGCTCTTCATGCTGCCCGTTGTTCGTGATCGTTTCTTCCACTGTTTCGGGATCAGGATCCACAGCTTCTTCATTACTCTCCTCATGTTCCATTACAGCTTCTTGCTGTTCATCTGCCTTTGTATCTTCAGAAACTTTACGATCATCTTCGCTTTGTACAACAGTTTCTTCATTTGTCTTTACTTCAACAGATTCTTGACTTACAGGTGCTTCATCGCTCGATTCATCTGATTCGTACTTCGATTTGTCCTCTTGCTGGTTCGATGTCACTTCTACATCTTGCGAGACTACTTCTTCACTCGAATGCTCCATCGTTTCAACTTTTACTTCCGGTTCTTCCACTTGTGGTTCGCTGCTTTCTACCTCCCTCGTAGGCTCGTCTTGCACCTCGTCGTTCTCTTCTCGATTCTCCAAAAGAACACCTTTTTCGTCTCCTGTAACAGCAGTCGTTTCTTCAACGGGGACTTCCTTATCAGCTTTCATCTCGTCTCCGGTCTCTTCCGGAGGATCCTTTGCCGTCTTTTAGCCGATTGATATCGTGTGTAGTTTTGCGTCAACAATCACAatgagtatgtgtgtattgtgtTCATGGTCATGGATGGTTTATGGAAGTTTTTGAATGAATTCGCCCAATCGGGAAAGGTGTGcaaggtgatgatgatgatgtacaggaattttgaaaaatatggaTAAAGAAACAATATGAAAGGTTATTATTCATTGTGTGGACATGGTAAGGTAATTTAATAAACCAATTACGTTAGATGACATCGAAAAACTCCGTACAGCTAAACATTGAAAAGATTAGTCACCTACAAAAAATGATCCGTTGTCGTAGACGATTTCGGACATTGCAAGCCTTTGATTTCGATCATGATTCCGCAAAACTCACAATGTTTACCATCGCTTATCAACCCCATAGGCAATTGCATCCAAAGCCAGGGTGTTGGAATTAATCTCGCTCGATAGCGATGATACCCTCAAGCACAGATGGTCAGCAGGCCAAGTTCTGCATCAACTGATATACCTTATCTAAGGaccagctgttgctgctgcttgtgcgAAGCCATGTTATGTACATATAAGGCTAAAAGCTTTCACAACATTGATTACATGAACAATAAAGGTAAGTGCATGCAGTATAACTTAAAAAAAGGTTAGTTCATCAGCAAAAACGGTCCCGCAATTTATCGATTTTCGTTACTTTTATTCGCTAAAGCTATAAATAGTATAAATCTTTCGCAACGTTCATGCCAGCCATGGTGTGGTTTCTACTGCCCTCTCGCTCTCGATTCTGTGATTGTTGGTAGGGGTGTATTACTTTATTTCCTGAAAATGTATCCTCGTGTAGTGTATAATATgagtagtaataataatattcgCACTACCATATAACCATAATATATCGGTAAACGCGCAGCGAACAATGAAAGGGGGCTTAAAGGGcgaaaaactaaaacgaaCTGTTGTCTCTAcgttttgctttaaaactCGATCCACGTGGATTCTATCCGAAAGATCGTTTAATGATCGCATCCGTGTTGCATGTTTTGATTTCCACCCGCTATGGGAGTTCTATTGAGCTAACTAAActgctgtttgttgtgttgtgataCGTGTCGTTTTCTGCTTTTGTATGTTCTCCCTTTCCCATTCTATTTCTAAgtatccatttttttaacttcattGTTTTATTACCGTTTCTATAAACTTTTGTTGCTAAAGAAAAtacgaaaatgaaaatcttaTACCTtttacggttaagataaatttaattttttttgcttcttaaattgaataattccttaagatttatttcaaaatcCATTTAATATTTCCGAATTGCTCAATTTATCCCTTAGCAGTGAaaggattgaaaaataataatagcgATATACTTTGCTGTTGAATATTTGATTATCAGCTAACACAAGCAAAATAATGGTATAAATGAAACGGCTAAAATTGCACACTAGGTTTGAGGTATGAACGATACATGAACTTGCTATCAgcggtttttgtttaattctaAATCACCTTATATTTACGCAAAGACAAACGTTCTTCTCAAGACGTGCGTACTACTATTTAACATCCCTCCtctttgttccttttttgatTCACATAAGGGGGGAAAAGGTAGGAATGGCTTATTGGGTCTTTTTTCGATGCTGTCATCAACTAACGCTTAACTGCTTCTAACGGCGCGGTGTTGTTGTCTCGCCACCGTAAGCATGCCTTCGAAATAATCCATCGTCACCCGGTGTGAAGGTGCGCTGGTGTACAACAAATAATTCTTATGCGTGTTGTTTCTTTCCTATCTGCTTATCGGCTTTTTGTTTGCGAAATAAAACCTGTGTGACGAAGGTACAAGAGAGTACGTGACAAAAAGGTGTAAAGAGACACCCCCTTCGGTTGCATAAGCGCATTTTAGCATATCATTCATCAGCGACCTTGTGGCGTAAATTCGCCCAAAAAAAGGAGCGAAAAGTGtccatttgcaaaacaaatgttagCACATGATCAATCCTTAAACAATTTTAGTGTAACGAAAAATGTCTGACATCATCAACCGAATCTAATCCGATAACGTAAATGAACGGTTCCTCTTGGCATCACGCAGGTTGACCATAGCGCGAAAGCACgtgttgcatatttcaatTCTAAGCAGAACGATACGCGCTATAGAATTGACCTCGGGGCTAGGGTGGTTTATGCGATTACAGAGCTCCCGACGCGAAATCGATCAAACGTTAAATCAAGTTAAACTACTTCCCCGGAAGCCAGTAAGTAGTCGCTTCCGGGGGATGGTCTTAAATCCTACCAATCATTGTAagagagaaagacagagagTGGAATAGTGTCTATTTTCATGGATTCGTAGCAGTAGAAGACCTATATCGGATTGCGCCTCAAGATCCTTAACTATACATGGGCAGTGTTTACGGGACATCTTCTTGTGTGATGTGCTTCATCCTTTTATAATACGGCAAAAGTTGTACAGGGAAGAAATGTTATGGAAGTTGCTGGGCTGGAAATAGTATTAGTAGAAATAGTAGCAATGCCACAAACGCGCATTCAACCGAATCAGTAGTCCCTATATCCGTTTCGCACCATTTTCTTAACTGTCTAACCAACAAAACGGCAGCAAATATATCTCTATTGGGAAGCAACAAACGCGAAATTGTTAAAcggccacaaacacacacacacacagaaacgcaCAACGGGAATACATAGGCAGCaagggtgttttgttttcgtgcaGAGTGTGTAGGCTTCAGCTGTGGTTTTCTTAAATTTGATGTTCTGCGACCCATCGGCATGATAGGCGCACTCTGTTCTAAGGAAAGGGCCCGTGCACGTATGGGGcacagcagtttttttttttaattctggagctgtgtgtatgtgtgttactATTGTTGTCACACGCCGCTATCTCAAACCTCATTCGTGTCCTCGGTCGTCTccgcaccagcagcatcaccgGCAGCACCGTTGTCTTCagtcttgttttctttgttctcGTCCTCATCGTCATCGGCGGCGGTGGCAGGTGGGGCAGATTCGTCGCCGTTTTTATGCTCCGGCTCGGGTGCCGCCGGTGCCGCCAGCTTCAGAAACACCTCCAGATTGTCCACCTCGTTGGCCATGTCGAAGTCGTCGTAGTCACCGCAGTACTCGGTGTCGTTGAACAGTTGCGGGGGTAGGGCGTGCCGCGGGTTCGGATCACTGATCGTGCATCCTTTGTGTTGGGCGTTCGTCTGCATAAAGTCCTTTTCCGCCTCCTGGCCCGGCTCTGTGATGTCGATGACGGTGTATTCTATGTGCTTGCTTTCCATGATCATCGTGACCCGCTGCTGGCGTTTCTTCACCTACAGGGACAGGgagcgaaacgaaacattgtttaattaaatatgtTTGTTATTCACAACAAGGAATGAGAAATATTTGATATGTGTTCGGATGATCCAAAATGATCCAACGCATATTTCCAAATCATCAACggccaacaataacaaaaatgcttaaaattgACTAATAGCTTCCCGTTTACTACCCCCG encodes the following:
- the LOC126561677 gene encoding translocation protein SEC63 homolog, which gives rise to MGGQKFQYDESGGTFFYFILSFLALILVPTTFYFWPRKKKEDPTTKEENCYCEGCVRKRITMEHSDPYKGTKELLVKLAIVAGWVLLAFLTYKVSQFDYEMSNFDPYEILGVPLGSSQKDIKKAYRTLSVILHPDKETGDEKAFMKLTKAYQALTDDEARKNWEKYGNPDGPGATSFGIALPSWIVEKENSVWVLGLYALVFMVALPIVVGTWWYRSIRYSGDKVLLDTTNMYWYFFHKTPHMAVKRVIMILAASFEFEKRHNNQVVERPSDNTEVPALIRELPYLNEKCKELPFARSYSLKARAILHAHLSRIALNPATLELDRQLIVRKCPYLIQEMVSCVSHLIMLAYARKIQRLPAIETIENCMKLSPMVIQGLRESEHPLMQLPHMTKELRAHLARKFNTRNLQQLAQLKPEQRRSALRSLNDEQYTNVVKVLGHLPLIDFSIKCEVVDDENSNVVTAGAIVTVTVELVRRSMSELFGDTTAKEKQGITESTENGDTGDGDADGELEATDDQKQEVKVKKPPGWQPKSSKGHKGKAKAAGAKPHNRKLAAAAAAAAAASAAAAAAAAAAAAAPQSTTQSATAAGEKTKSGKSSERKATGGGEEDDSADGDSGAESDNDASEAAADDDDEWEKFQQKINKREKLEGRSKVSHPVHCPLFPEEKHEYWWTYICDRKSHTLLTVPYHVTNLIHREEVQLKFTAPKWAGMYVFTVCLRSDSYIGMDQQLDLKLDVKDPAAIPTEHPQWDISESESDHNEMQANDSEFTTDSSDGEDEEARKRTD
- the LOC126562137 gene encoding FK506-binding protein 5; its protein translation is MVVKVYISGMSGNKEVKKRQQRVTMIMESKHIEYTVIDITEPGQEAEKDFMQTNAQHKGCTISDPNPRHALPPQLFNDTEYCGDYDDFDMANEVDNLEVFLKLAAPAAPEPEHKNGDESAPPATAADDDEDENKENKTEDNGAAGDAAGAETTEDTNETAKDPPEETGDEMKADKEVPVEETTAVTGDEKGVLLENREENDEVQDEPTREVESSEPQVEEPEVKVETMEHSSEEVVSQDVEVTSNQQEDKSKYESDESSDEAPVSQESVEVKTNEETVVQSEDDRKVSEDTKADEQQEAVMEHEESNEEAVDPDPETVEETITNNGQHEELKEEAATNDGEMATTEDIEEPATNIVLKSEVNQTIPSSNQEPVNRFDEMEVEQNIQADEEESSSDSEESSEVDSQIENPTMESPRKEELSSESRSTTGEVKEPAAMEADAEDEELRRASAALAGKSEDAVEQIGMDEAEEEEEEADDEGLVEVAKEDEISSKLVDADDPMMAEQEQEE